A region of Solibacillus isronensis DNA encodes the following proteins:
- a CDS encoding iron ABC transporter substrate-binding protein codes for MKFLSWKGISIYLTIILFLLIFIQILDWNKGKDKEGQYAVELEKAYTDLVDFQTYILNDEVQIDENKHVLTMYEKNFQYQLSMFIDIFGNKKVGEENLFDSYKQIDEALAAFYEAESAEQQGQAHEQLLDAKQSLFTILHDLK; via the coding sequence ATGAAGTTTTTATCTTGGAAAGGTATTTCAATATACTTAACGATCATTTTATTTTTACTTATTTTTATTCAGATTCTGGACTGGAATAAAGGGAAAGACAAAGAGGGTCAATATGCAGTAGAGCTGGAAAAAGCGTATACGGATCTGGTTGATTTTCAAACATATATTTTGAACGATGAAGTGCAGATCGACGAGAATAAGCATGTGCTGACGATGTACGAAAAAAACTTTCAATATCAGCTAAGCATGTTCATTGATATTTTCGGCAATAAAAAAGTGGGAGAAGAGAACCTATTTGACTCCTATAAACAAATCGATGAGGCATTGGCAGCATTTTACGAAGCAGAAAGTGCGGAACAGCAAGGGCAGGCACATGAGCAGTTGCTCGATGCAAAACAATCGCTGTTTACGATATTGCATGACCTGAAATAG
- a CDS encoding response regulator transcription factor yields MIKVVIVDDHEMVRIGVSAYLSAQPDIEVIGEATNGEEAIETVLSLKPDIVLMDNVMPIKTGAEATAEILAQWPQAKVMIVTSFIDDDKLYPALEAGAVSYILKTSNAKQIADAIRKTMAGETVLEPEATTRVMARMRGTAPALHNHLTDRELEVLLCMARGLANQEIAEELFIALKTVKTHVSNILSKLEVQDRTQAVVYAFQNGLVK; encoded by the coding sequence ATGATTAAAGTTGTTATAGTAGATGATCACGAGATGGTTCGAATCGGGGTTTCTGCCTATTTATCGGCACAGCCCGATATCGAAGTCATCGGTGAAGCGACAAACGGTGAGGAAGCAATTGAAACAGTACTGTCGCTAAAGCCGGATATTGTGCTGATGGATAATGTAATGCCGATCAAGACAGGTGCTGAAGCGACTGCCGAAATTCTGGCACAATGGCCGCAAGCAAAAGTAATGATTGTCACAAGCTTTATCGATGACGATAAATTGTACCCGGCACTTGAAGCAGGTGCTGTCAGCTATATACTGAAAACGAGCAATGCCAAACAAATTGCCGACGCGATCCGGAAAACGATGGCCGGGGAAACCGTACTTGAGCCGGAAGCAACAACACGGGTAATGGCCCGTATGCGCGGAACAGCCCCCGCCCTGCATAACCATTTAACAGACCGGGAATTGGAAGTACTGTTATGTATGGCTCGCGGCCTTGCCAATCAGGAAATAGCAGAAGAACTGTTTATCGCATTAAAAACGGTGAAAACCCATGTCAGCAATATTTTAAGTAAACTCGAAGTGCAGGACCGCACACAGGCTGTCGTCTATGCATTTCAAAATGGCTTAGTAAAGTAA
- a CDS encoding sensor histidine kinase, protein MIAFIIRFFILMMVFATFVMNIFVFLLGQPEEETWRFLWENDDYSIPLVAVIAIIATTTSFFISLWISIALKMKENQMTRIVKKVAEPDFAQKFKKANGSLKKALRETNELIETQRTSLQRLSNEKVETNDAIVQERLLAERQRLARELHDSVSQQLFAASMLLSALTEQRQDDTAQKQLKQVEKIVQQAQLEMRALLLHLRPVALHNKSLAEGLEDLIVELQEKVYFNIDYQIEEIGLSKAEEDHLFRIAQEALSNTLRHAKATEVELLLIARDHLAILRIQDNGLGFNMEGDKTTSYGLRNIAERAVEIGCTYKIVSVPDEGTIVEVKVSLKKEGQMND, encoded by the coding sequence ATGATTGCATTTATTATACGCTTTTTTATACTCATGATGGTTTTTGCGACATTTGTTATGAATATTTTCGTTTTCCTGCTCGGCCAGCCTGAGGAAGAGACTTGGCGTTTTTTATGGGAAAACGATGATTACTCAATTCCGCTTGTCGCTGTTATCGCCATTATCGCAACAACGACGAGCTTCTTTATTTCATTATGGATTTCAATTGCACTGAAAATGAAAGAAAATCAGATGACACGCATTGTGAAAAAAGTTGCGGAGCCTGATTTTGCACAAAAATTCAAGAAAGCGAATGGCTCTTTGAAAAAGGCATTGCGTGAGACAAATGAATTAATTGAAACACAGCGAACATCTTTACAGCGACTTTCCAATGAAAAAGTTGAAACAAATGACGCCATCGTCCAGGAGCGGCTCCTCGCTGAACGTCAGCGGCTTGCTCGCGAACTGCATGATTCTGTATCCCAGCAGCTGTTTGCAGCATCCATGCTTCTCTCCGCGCTTACAGAACAGCGTCAAGATGATACTGCACAAAAACAGCTTAAACAGGTGGAGAAAATCGTCCAGCAGGCACAGCTTGAAATGCGTGCACTTCTCCTTCACTTGCGCCCTGTTGCCCTGCACAATAAAAGCTTGGCGGAAGGTTTAGAAGATCTAATTGTAGAATTACAGGAAAAAGTATATTTCAATATTGATTACCAAATCGAAGAAATCGGATTATCCAAAGCAGAGGAGGATCATTTATTCCGTATTGCTCAGGAAGCTTTATCGAATACATTACGGCATGCAAAAGCAACAGAAGTCGAACTGTTATTAATTGCTCGCGACCATCTGGCGATTTTGCGCATTCAGGATAACGGCCTCGGATTTAATATGGAGGGCGATAAAACGACTTCTTACGGGCTGCGCAATATTGCCGAACGCGCTGTCGAGATTGGCTGCACGTATAAAATTGTCTCTGTACCGGATGAAGGAACGATTGTAGAAGTAAAAGTTTCGCTAAAAAAGGAGGGGCAAATGAATGATTAA
- a CDS encoding acyl-CoA dehydrogenase has protein sequence MTFTYENFAKDGTLTLLDPLFTLLLIFSALFIIVLLRFNIDSKIMLFIGALIILLSAQLQSISGILADELSLSSSSKNFYIFIAIVVIWVAMIVFAFVKDKKKKK, from the coding sequence ATGACATTTACGTACGAAAACTTTGCAAAGGACGGGACACTCACATTACTGGATCCCCTCTTCACCCTGTTGCTGATTTTCTCAGCTTTATTCATTATAGTGCTGCTGCGCTTTAATATTGATTCTAAGATCATGTTATTTATTGGTGCATTGATTATTTTATTAAGTGCACAATTGCAGTCGATATCAGGGATTTTAGCGGATGAGTTGAGTTTATCCAGCTCATCTAAAAACTTTTATATTTTTATAGCGATCGTTGTGATTTGGGTTGCGATGATTGTGTTTGCGTTTGTGAAGGATAAAAAGAAGAAAAAGTAA